GCGGTGGTGCCGCATGTGACGGCGAACCCCCGGGCGGTGGTGCTGGGCACCCGTCTCACCGGCCCCGAGCGGACGGAACCCGCCTGGCTGGCACAGGCCTGGGACCGGACGGGGCACCTTTCACGTGCGGACGAAACCAGCTGGCGCTTCATCATCTCCGCAGTCCTGACCTGCGGGAGAACCTTCTTCGACCAGGTCGGGGGCTTCGACTCCACCATGGTCGGCTACGGCGGGGAGGATTGGGAGTTCGGTTTCCGGGCCTGGCACGCGGGGGCCGGCTTCGTCCACGAACCCCGGGGCGTGGCCACCCACGACGAGCCCGACTGGGGTGGCCGTTCAGCGGACATCGCCCAGAAGAACGCCGAGTCCCTCGCGCTCGCCCACCGCATCACCCATCCCTCCGCCCGTCCTGCCGGCGTGATCTTCGAGGTGGCTGACGTCGCGGTGTGTGTCCCCGCCTTTGCTGCACCGGGCGTGACGGAGACCGTCATCGCCGGTTGGCTGCGGGCCGGGGACGTCGTCGTGGTCACCGAGACAGTGCCGGCACTTTTCCGCGCCGACCCCAGGGTGCGTACCCACGCGGGGGGACAACGGGCCACGTTCACCCTCACCCGACCGGCGGTACCCGCCGCGCCGATCGCGGAGCTGGTGGACCGGATCTGCGCCGGGGGCGGGGACGCGGAACTCACCGTCGGCGGGGAGGTGGCGGCGGGGGTGCGGACGCGGCGTCGGGAAGCTCTCGGCGGCGACACCATCGAACTTCCCGTCGAGTGGGAGATCATCGGGGGCCCGCGGCGGCTCGAACGTGACTTCGCCGGATGGTGAGGCCGGACAGCGAAAAGCCCCGCACCAGGTGCGGGGCTGAGAGGCAGGGGTGACCTACTCTCCGGGGACCGAAGGGGGGATGCCGGTGCGCTCGTAGTCGGCGAGGATGTCGATGCGGCGCTGGTGACGCTCCGCCTTCGACCACTCCTGATCCAGGAAGGCGTCGACGATGGCGATCGCCTCCTCCTCGGAGTGCATCCGGCCGCCGAGGCCGATGAGCTGGGCGTTGTTGTGCTCACGGGCCAGGCGGGCGGTCTCCGGGGACCAGGCCAGGGCGCAGCGGGCGCCCTGGACCTTGTTGGCGGCGATCTGCTCGCCGTTGCCGGAACCACCGAGCACGATGCCCAGGGAACCCGGGTCGTTCACGGTGCGGAGAGCGGCCTCGATGCAGAAGGCCGGGTAGTCGTCCTCGGCATCGTAGGTGTGGGCGCCACAGTCGATGACGTCGTGGCCCTGCTTCTTCAGGTGCTCGGCGATGATGTTCTTCATGTCAAAACCGGCGTGGTCAGCTCCAAGGTATACGCGCATGGCTCTGACTCTACCCAGATGCGTGAACCCTCTCACGATCTGTCCGGATCAACCGGCGCACCCCGGCGCGCGCCAGCATCAGGCCACGGGCGGCGTCCATACTCCGGGCGTCGGCGATCGGGGGTGGCTAGAACTGCGGGTTCTCGGTGCGGGAGCGCTTGATCTCGAAGAAGTAGGGGTACTCGGCGAGGCGCACGGCGGCGTCGAAAAGCTCACCGGCCTCCTCACCGGTGGGCACCCGGGTGATCACGGGGCCGAAGAAGGCGGTGTCGCCGAACTTGATCACCGGGGTGCCCACCTCGTCGCCGACGCCGTCGATGGCGCTCTGGTGGAAGTCGCGCAGCTGCTCGTCGACCTGCTCCGAGTTGGCCACGGTGGCGTAGGTGGCGTTGAGGCCGACCTGGTCAAGTGCCTGCTCGATGACGCCGTCATAGGCACCGAAACCCTTCTTTCCGCTCTCCTTGCCGGCGTGGACGATGGTGCCCATTGCGGTGTAGAGCTCGTCGACCTTCTCCGGCTCATCGGCGGCGACCTTGGCGAAGACGCGGGCGGGACCCCAGGCGGCCTTCATCATCTCGGTGTAGCCTTCGTCGAGGTCACGGCCGTCGTTGAGCACGGACAGAGACATCGGGGTCCAGGTGACCTCGATGTCGCGGACCTTCTCCACCTCCTTGATCCAGCGGGAGGTCTGCCAGGCGAAGGGACAGGTGACGTCGAACCAGAACGTTACGCTTTTAGTGGTCATGACTCCCCACGATAGACACAGATTAGGCTTGGGGTAGTCCCGCCCGGCTCAAGCATCAGGAGATCGCCCATGACATCGACGAACCTCACCCGTGATGAGGCCGCCCACCGTGCACGACTGCTGGAGGTGGACAACTACGACATCGCCCTGGACCTGAGCGGCCCGGACACCGGGTTCTCCTCGGTCACCACCGTGTCTTTCACGGTCCGCGAGCCGGGTTCGACGTTCATCGATCTGCGCGCCGACAGCGTGGAGGGTGTGCATCTGGACGGCCGGGACATCCGCCGCGAGGCGCTCACCCTCAACGACCAGGGCTACGACGCCACCCACGGCATCGCGCTGCGGGACCTGACCGTGGGCCGGCACACACTGCGGGTCACCGCGACCTGCCCCTACTCCCGGACGGGCGAGGGCCTGCACCGTTTCGTCGACCCGGCGGACAACCTCACCTACCTGTACACCCAGTTCGAGACGGCCGACGCCAAACGAGTGTTCGCGTGCTTCGACCAGCCCGACCTCAAGGCCACCTACGACATTTCCGTGGTCACCCCGACCGACTGGAAGGTCATCTCGAATGCGCCGCAGCAGGTGAAGGCCTCCGGCGGGCACCTGATCCACCGCTCCCGCGTCGGTTACCCGCTGTCCACGTACCTGGTCGCCCTGTGCGTCGGCCCGTACCACGAGGTCCGCTCCACCTGGCACGGCACGCTCACCCACCACCCGGAGACCCCGGCCGACCAGCCGACGGACGTCACCGTGCCCATGGCGATCTACTGCCGGCGGTCCCTGGCGGAGCATCTCGACGCCGAGCGCCTGTTCACCGAGACGAAGCAGGGTTTCGACTTCTTCCACGCCCACTTCGGCATGGCCTATCCCTTCGGCAAGTACGACCAGGTCTTCTGCCCCGAATACAACATGGGCGCGATGGAGAACGCCGCATGTGTGACCATCCGGGACGAGTACGTCTTCACCTCGAAGGCCACCCACTACAAGTACGAGCGTCGGGCGGAGACGATTCTCCACGAGCTCGCCCACATGTGGTTCGGCGACCTGGTGACCATGGAGTGGTGGGATGATCTGTGGCTCAACGAGTCCTTCGCCACCTGGTCCGCCGCCCTCTCCCAGGCCGAAGCCACCGGGTACGACACCGCCTGGGTGACGTTCGCCAACGTGGAGAAGTCCTGGGCCTACAGCCAGGACCAGCTGCCGTCGACCCACCCCATCCTCGCCGACGCCACCGACATCGAGACGGTGGAACAGAACTTCGACGGCATCACCTACGCCAAGGGTGCGAGCGTGCTCAAGCAGCTGCAGGCCTACGTCGGCCGGGACGCCTTCCTGGCGGGCGTGCGCCGTCACTTCGCCGACCACGCCTGGGGCAACGCGACCTTCAACGACCTGCTCGCGGCACTGCAGACCGCCTCCGGTCGCGACCTCTCCGGCTGGGCCGACCAGTGGCTGAAGACCACCGGCATCAACCGCCTCTCCCCCACCACCGAGGTCCGGGACGGAAAGTACACCTCTTTCGCGGTCGAGCAGGGCGGGGCCGAGCCCGGCGCGGAGGAGCTGCGGACCCACCGCATCGCCGTGGGCCTCTACTCGCTCATCGACGACCGCGTGACCCGCACCCACCGCGTCGAACTCGACGTCTCCGGGGCGACGACGGAGGTGCCGGAACTCCTCGGCGTGGGGAAGGCCGATCTTGTCCTGGTCAACGACGATGACCTCAGCTACTGCCTCATGCAGCTCGACGAGGGGTCTCTGGCGTTCGTGGTGGACAACATCGACCGCATCGACGACCCCATGGCCCGTACCCTGTGCTGGTCCGCCGCGTGGGAGGCCACCCGCGACGGGAGCATGAAGGCCCGTGACTTCGTCCGCCTGGTCGCCCGCGGGGCGCAGGCCGAGACCGAACTCGCGGTCCTCGAGCGCATCCTCGCGCAGGCCACCACCGCACTGCGCACCTACGCCGATCCCGCCTGGGCGGAGACCGAGGGCCGCGACCTGCTCGTCGACGCCTTCCTGGCCGGCGAACGCGAGGGCACGGAGGAGACCTCGCTGGTGTTCGCGCAGGCCCTGACCAGGCTCCCGCTCAACGACACCGCCGCGGAACACCTCGAGCAGGTCCTCGCCGGATCCGATGACGCCGAACTGCGGTGGCTCGCGCTGGCGGCCCTCATCGCCTACGGAAGGGTCGACGTCGCGGCCGTTGAGGCCGAGCGCTCCCGCGACCGCTCGGCCACCGGCGCCCAGGCCGCCCTGCGTGCCGAGGCCGCCGTGAATGACCCGGCCGTGAAGAAGCGGGTGTGGGACGAGGTTGTGGCCGGTGATCTGGCGAACCTGGACGCCCGCCACAAGATGGCCGGGCTGGTGTACCCCGGTTCCACCGGGCACCTCATGCCGCTGGCGGAGCCCTACTTCGATGTGGCCCGGAAGCTGTGGGAGAATTCCTCCACCGAAATGGCGCTGAATACACTCAACGGCCTGTATCCGGTGTGGGACATCTCCACCGAAGGGCTCGCGCGTGCCGACGCCTTCCTCTACCACGACCTCCCCGCCGGCCTGCGCCGGGTGATTGCGGAGCAGCACGACCGGGTCGCCCGCGCCCTGCGCAACCGGGCGGTGGATGCGGAGTAGAGCCGGTCAGCGGGCGCCGGTGACCACCCGCACGTGGGCGAGGTCCGGGCGCAGCACGTAGCGGGAGTACTCGACCGGCGCCCCGTCGTCGGTCGACGTCGTGCGGTAGATGCGTAACAGCGGGAGGTCCCGGTTGACGCCCAGGATCTTCCCTTCCTCGTCGTCCGCCAGCCCCGGGAGGATGGTCTCGGATTTGCGGGCGGGGCGCAGGTTCCAGCGGGTGTCCAGCAGCTCGGGCATGGACTGGCGGAGGTCCTCCTCCAGCAGGCCCGGCACGAGTTCAGCCGGCAAGTAGGAGTTCTCGATGATCAGGGGGGTGTTGTCCACTGAACCGACGCGGGCGAGATGGTAGACCGGATCTCCGGTCCTGAGGTTCAGCGCCGCCGCCACGCACGGGGCCGCGCTGACGCGGCTGACCTCGAGTACCTCGGCGGCCATTTCCCGGCCTTCCTTCCGGAGCTGCTGGACGACCCCCTCCATGCAGCTCAGGTCCACGATCATGGGGATCGACCGGACGAAGGTTCCCCCCGAGCGTCCCCGACGGCGTTCGATGAGTCCTTCCTGCTGGAGGACGTCAAGGGCGTTGCGTACGGTCATCCGGGCTACCCCGAACTCGTCGACGAGCTCCCGCTCGGTGGGCAGCCGGTGTCCCCCGGAGAACTCACACCGGGCGATGCGCTCGCGGATGATATCGGCGATGGCCTGATAGGCCGGACGACGAGAAGGCGGATGGTTCACGCACCCATCTTAGTCATATCAAATGCGGTTTATGGAATTGCCCCGGGTCACGCAGGGGCACCCTGTTTCCGGTCCCCCACCTCGATGCGCGGGCGTACGGAGACGTCGGTGATCTGGGTGCTCGGACCAGCGTCAACGACCGTACGGATCGCGCGGGCCACCTCCACCGGTGCAATGTAGTGCTCCGGCACATACTCAGCGCCGCTCTGCGCCTGCAGCTTCTCCAGCATGGGGGTGTCGGTGGGCCCGGGGGCGACGGTACTGACCCGGACTCCCGCCCCGGATTCGGCCTTACGGAGACCGTCAGCGAGCGCGTAGAGGGCGTGTTTGGTGGCTGCGTAGACGATGTTGTCGCCGTAGGAGCCCCGACCGGCGCCCGAGTTGATGAACACCACCGACCCCTGGGCCGCCCGGAGCGCGGGCAGCAGCCGCCGGGTGAGTTCGGCGGGTACCACGACGTTGATGTCCATGGCCGTACGCCAGTCCTCCACCCGGGCGGATTCCACGCTGAACCTGGTGGCGATGGCGGCGGCGTGCACGAGGACGTCGATACGCGTGAGGTCCAGCAAGGGGACGAGCGAGGAGGGCGAATCGGCGCCGCCGAGCAGGTCGGTGACCAGGTCGGTGGAGACCGGCGTGACGTTCGAGAGCGCACCGAGTTCGGCCAGGGCGTCGTCATTACGCCCGAGGGCGTAGACATGGTGGGTGCGGGCGAGTTCCTCGACGATCTCGCGTCCCATGCCGCCCGTCGCTCCGGTGACAATGGCGATTGCTTCGGTGGTCATACCATGGACTCTAGCCGGGGCCACGTACGCGCGGTCCAATCTGTCCGAAAGAGGAGGACCATGTTCGGAATCGTGTTCGGCGTCCTGGTCGGACTGGTGATGCCGGTGCAGACCAACGCCAACTCCCGCCTGCGCTTGTCGGTGGGCTCGCCGTTCCTGGCGTCGCTGGTGTCCTTCACGGTGGGTTTCCTGACCCTGCTGGCGTCCGCCCTGCTCATCGACGGCCGCCTCCCCGACCCCACACTCACCGCCGGGCTGCCCGCCTGGTTGTGGTCCGGCGGACTGCTGGGAGTGGTGGTCCTGACCGGCAACATCTTCCTCTTCCCCCGGTTGGGCAGCGTGCAGACGGTGGTGCTGCCCATCGCGGGGCAGGTCATCATGGGGCTGCTCATCGACCACGTCGGCTGGTTCAACGCACCCCAGGCCACACTTGATGCCCCGCGGGTTCTGGGGGCATTGCTGCTGGTGCTCGGCGTCGTCGGTGCGATCGGCCTGGGGGATGCCCTCCTGCACCGCGACAGGGCCGTCGGCACCGGATCGAGCGCAGGTCTGAGTCTGTGGGCCTGGCGGATCGCCGGGGTGGTGTTCGGCATGTTCTCCGCCACGCAGACCGCCGTGAACGGTCAGCTGGGTGTGGTGCTGGGCACCGCGACGGGGGCCGCGTTGGCCTCCTTCACCATCGGCGTGGCCACGCTGCTGTTCATCGTGCTTTTCACCCGCGCGAAGTGGCGGCTCCGCGTGCCCGAGGGGCATGAGCGCAACCCGTGGTGGATGTGGATCGGCGGCTTCCTGGGCGCGGCGTTCGTGTTCGGCAATGCGTTGCTGTCGCCGATCATCGGCACGGGACTGACGGTGATGACGATCCTGCTGGGCATGATGGCGGGCAGCCTGCTCATCGACCACTTCGGACTGCTCGGGGCACGGAAGAAGCCGACCACCGTGCTGCAGGCCGTGGGGCTGGCATGCATGGTGGCCGGCGTGGCCGTGATCAGGCTGGTGTAGGCAGGCCCCGGCCGCAGGAGCGGGACTTGGACCTGACGAAGCTGGCTACACCGGACACATATGCGCACGGTATAACCAGGAACCTCAGGTCCAGCGGTCCGGGGAACCTCTGGGCCTGTCGGGAAGTCCAACTAAGGCAAGGGACTTCCACGACAGGCGAGAGGGACAATGCCCACACCCACCACGACCACGCTGCTCAGCCGGTGCATTCGACGCCCGGATGGACTGATCCTGAGCAGGGACCACCGCTACCTGCCGGACGCCGCCGGCATCTTCCGCACGTTGGTGAAGCACGGAGTGCTGACGAGGATCGGGCGCGGGACCTTCGTCGAGACCCACAGGTACCACGCCCTGCCGGGCTGGAAGAGATTCGACCTGGAAGCCAGGGCCGTCGGCGCGACGGAGGGCAGGGTGCTGGCCGGATACTCGGCGGCTGCGGTGCACGGACTGTGGCGCTACCTGCCCGTCCCTTCCTCGCACGCCATCTACCGGCGCAGCACCGGCGGCCGGAGGATCAGCACGGGACCAACGCTGGTCGAACTCCACGCCGAGCTTCCCGACCACCATGTCACCACCGTGGACGGCGAGACCGTCACCACCATTGAGCGCACCATCGTGGATCTCACCGCATTGCACGGCTTCGGAGCCGGATTCGTGGCCGCCTGCGCGGCACTGCGGTCAGACATCTCCGCGGACCGTATCGGGACGTGTGCACAGCGACGGCGCGGCGTGGCCCATCTGCCGCTGATCCTGGAGCACGCGACACCTGTGCTGGAGTCGGCTCTGGAGGCGATCTTCCTCGGGCAGACGGTGTTCTTCGGGGGATTCGAGGTGATCCCGCAGGTGGAGGTGCCCGGTGACAGCGGCCGGAGATACCGGGTTGATTTTCAGGTCGAGGGCACGAATCAGTTCATCGAGCTCGACGGAGGCGCAAAATATGGTGCGGACGAGGCGGAACAGCGGTTCGTCCTGGGGAAAGAGAAGTCGCGTTCCGACGAGCTGGCCCGGGCACAAGTCAGTTTGAACCGCTTCGGGTACCGGGCGGTAGTCGAGTTCCAGGCCTACCGGGACATGCTTGACAGGCTCGGACTGCCGCCGAAACCGAATCTGCCGGGGATCCACCTGCCTTGAGCCGGCCCCCTAAGCACGCGGACCTGAGGAAGCTGGTTATACCGGGCACACATGCGCACGGTCTAACCAGGAACCTCAGGTCCACACGAAGGCAGAGCCGGGGCTGAGCCCCTTGAGCCCTAGGCGTCCGCCGACACCCCGGTGCTGGCGGTGGCGGCGCTGACGGCGGCCAGGGCGACGTCGATGTCGGCGATGAGATCCTCGACGTCCTCGATGCCGATGGAGATGCGCACCAGGTCACGCGGGACCTCCAGCTGGGAACCGGCGGCCGAGGAGTGGGTCATGGTGGCGGGGTGTTCGACGAGCGACTCCACGCCGCCCAGCGACTCGGCCAGGCAGATCAACTTCGTGTTCAGACAGAACACGCGCGCGGCCTCCTCGGAGTGGAAGCGCACGGAGATCATGCCGCCGAAGCGCTTCATCTGGCGCTTGGCCACCTCATGGCCCGGGTGCGAGGGCAGACCCGGGTAGAGGACGGTGGCCACCAGGTCGGAAGCGTCCAGGTGCTCGGCGATGGCCTCAGCGTTATCGCAGTGCCGGTCCATGCGCACGGCCAGGGTCTTGATGCCGCGGGCGGTGAGATAGGCGTCGAAAGGCGAGGGGATCGGGCCGACTCCGCCCTGGAACCACAGCAGCCTCTCGTCGAAGGCCTGGTCGTTGGTGACCACGACGCCGCCGACGACGTCGGAGTGGCCGCCGAGGTACTTGGTGGTCGAGTGCAGGACGTGGTCCGCGCCCAGGGCCAGCGGGTTCTGCAGGTAGGGCGAGGCGAAGGTGTTGTCCACCACGAGGGCGGCGTCACCCTTGATCTCCGCGATGGCCGCGATGTCGGTGATGCTCAGCGCCGGGTTGGTGGGGGTCTCCAGCCAGATCAGCTTCGTGCTCTCCCGGAGGGCGCCGGCGACGGCGTCGACGTCGGTGGTGTCGACGACGGTGTATTCGACGCCCCACTCACCGAAGGCCTGGTCGATGAGGCGCCAGGTGCCGCCGTAGGCGTCATGGCCGAGGACGAGGTGATCGCCCGGGCGCAGCAGGATCCGCAGGATGACGTCGGTGGCCGCCATGCCTGAGGAGAAGGCGCGGCCGTACCGGGCACCCTCGAGGTTGGCGACGGTCTTTTCCAGGGCGTCAATCGTCGGGTTGCCGCAGCGGGTGTACTCAAAGCCGCCGCGCAGTTCGTTGAGGCCGTCCTGCGCGAAGGTCGTCGAGGCGTAGATGGGCGTATTGATCGGGCCGTAGAGGCTGTCGGGCTCGTATCCGGCGTGGATGGAACGACTCGAGAAACCATT
This sequence is a window from Corynebacterium comes. Protein-coding genes within it:
- a CDS encoding ribose-5-phosphate isomerase, which produces MRVYLGADHAGFDMKNIIAEHLKKQGHDVIDCGAHTYDAEDDYPAFCIEAALRTVNDPGSLGIVLGGSGNGEQIAANKVQGARCALAWSPETARLAREHNNAQLIGLGGRMHSEEEAIAIVDAFLDQEWSKAERHQRRIDILADYERTGIPPSVPGE
- a CDS encoding mycothiol-dependent nitroreductase Rv2466c family protein, whose protein sequence is MTTKSVTFWFDVTCPFAWQTSRWIKEVEKVRDIEVTWTPMSLSVLNDGRDLDEGYTEMMKAAWGPARVFAKVAADEPEKVDELYTAMGTIVHAGKESGKKGFGAYDGVIEQALDQVGLNATYATVANSEQVDEQLRDFHQSAIDGVGDEVGTPVIKFGDTAFFGPVITRVPTGEEAGELFDAAVRLAEYPYFFEIKRSRTENPQF
- the pepN gene encoding aminopeptidase N, with the protein product MTSTNLTRDEAAHRARLLEVDNYDIALDLSGPDTGFSSVTTVSFTVREPGSTFIDLRADSVEGVHLDGRDIRREALTLNDQGYDATHGIALRDLTVGRHTLRVTATCPYSRTGEGLHRFVDPADNLTYLYTQFETADAKRVFACFDQPDLKATYDISVVTPTDWKVISNAPQQVKASGGHLIHRSRVGYPLSTYLVALCVGPYHEVRSTWHGTLTHHPETPADQPTDVTVPMAIYCRRSLAEHLDAERLFTETKQGFDFFHAHFGMAYPFGKYDQVFCPEYNMGAMENAACVTIRDEYVFTSKATHYKYERRAETILHELAHMWFGDLVTMEWWDDLWLNESFATWSAALSQAEATGYDTAWVTFANVEKSWAYSQDQLPSTHPILADATDIETVEQNFDGITYAKGASVLKQLQAYVGRDAFLAGVRRHFADHAWGNATFNDLLAALQTASGRDLSGWADQWLKTTGINRLSPTTEVRDGKYTSFAVEQGGAEPGAEELRTHRIAVGLYSLIDDRVTRTHRVELDVSGATTEVPELLGVGKADLVLVNDDDLSYCLMQLDEGSLAFVVDNIDRIDDPMARTLCWSAAWEATRDGSMKARDFVRLVARGAQAETELAVLERILAQATTALRTYADPAWAETEGRDLLVDAFLAGEREGTEETSLVFAQALTRLPLNDTAAEHLEQVLAGSDDAELRWLALAALIAYGRVDVAAVEAERSRDRSATGAQAALRAEAAVNDPAVKKRVWDEVVAGDLANLDARHKMAGLVYPGSTGHLMPLAEPYFDVARKLWENSSTEMALNTLNGLYPVWDISTEGLARADAFLYHDLPAGLRRVIAEQHDRVARALRNRAVDAE
- a CDS encoding GntR family transcriptional regulator, whose protein sequence is MNHPPSRRPAYQAIADIIRERIARCEFSGGHRLPTERELVDEFGVARMTVRNALDVLQQEGLIERRRGRSGGTFVRSIPMIVDLSCMEGVVQQLRKEGREMAAEVLEVSRVSAAPCVAAALNLRTGDPVYHLARVGSVDNTPLIIENSYLPAELVPGLLEEDLRQSMPELLDTRWNLRPARKSETILPGLADDEEGKILGVNRDLPLLRIYRTTSTDDGAPVEYSRYVLRPDLAHVRVVTGAR
- a CDS encoding SDR family oxidoreductase, translated to MTTEAIAIVTGATGGMGREIVEELARTHHVYALGRNDDALAELGALSNVTPVSTDLVTDLLGGADSPSSLVPLLDLTRIDVLVHAAAIATRFSVESARVEDWRTAMDINVVVPAELTRRLLPALRAAQGSVVFINSGAGRGSYGDNIVYAATKHALYALADGLRKAESGAGVRVSTVAPGPTDTPMLEKLQAQSGAEYVPEHYIAPVEVARAIRTVVDAGPSTQITDVSVRPRIEVGDRKQGAPA
- a CDS encoding DMT family transporter, producing the protein MFGIVFGVLVGLVMPVQTNANSRLRLSVGSPFLASLVSFTVGFLTLLASALLIDGRLPDPTLTAGLPAWLWSGGLLGVVVLTGNIFLFPRLGSVQTVVLPIAGQVIMGLLIDHVGWFNAPQATLDAPRVLGALLLVLGVVGAIGLGDALLHRDRAVGTGSSAGLSLWAWRIAGVVFGMFSATQTAVNGQLGVVLGTATGAALASFTIGVATLLFIVLFTRAKWRLRVPEGHERNPWWMWIGGFLGAAFVFGNALLSPIIGTGLTVMTILLGMMAGSLLIDHFGLLGARKKPTTVLQAVGLACMVAGVAVIRLV
- a CDS encoding cystathionine gamma-synthase, with amino-acid sequence MTHGLNGFSSRSIHAGYEPDSLYGPINTPIYASTTFAQDGLNELRGGFEYTRCGNPTIDALEKTVANLEGARYGRAFSSGMAATDVILRILLRPGDHLVLGHDAYGGTWRLIDQAFGEWGVEYTVVDTTDVDAVAGALRESTKLIWLETPTNPALSITDIAAIAEIKGDAALVVDNTFASPYLQNPLALGADHVLHSTTKYLGGHSDVVGGVVVTNDQAFDERLLWFQGGVGPIPSPFDAYLTARGIKTLAVRMDRHCDNAEAIAEHLDASDLVATVLYPGLPSHPGHEVAKRQMKRFGGMISVRFHSEEAARVFCLNTKLICLAESLGGVESLVEHPATMTHSSAAGSQLEVPRDLVRISIGIEDVEDLIADIDVALAAVSAATASTGVSADA